The proteins below are encoded in one region of Levilactobacillus namurensis:
- the truB gene encoding tRNA pseudouridine(55) synthase TruB yields MNGIIPLYKPRGMTSFDCIAKLRHILHTKKVGHSGTLDPSVDGVLPICIGTATKVVPYLMASGKVYQGQVTLGFATTTEDLDGDEVSRQTLSQPFTAAAIQAAAATLTGEIQQTPPMYSAVKVHGRRLYEYARAGETVERPTRTVTVDAFDLDGAGTFDAAAGTQTIDFKIACSKGTYVRTLAVDLGRQLGVPAVMASLTRLKSGGFTLDQAVTLEAVSAAMATDTLDQVLRPIDYALDGYPQVELSERLWGLVRNGVFLTPEELPGQTAPVLAFRYAGEIKCLYQWTAAKHAYKPLKMFAVN; encoded by the coding sequence ATGAACGGAATTATTCCCCTGTATAAGCCCCGCGGGATGACCAGCTTCGACTGTATTGCGAAGCTGCGGCACATTCTGCATACCAAGAAGGTGGGCCATAGCGGGACCTTGGACCCTAGTGTCGATGGGGTCTTACCGATTTGTATCGGAACGGCCACTAAGGTGGTGCCCTATCTGATGGCGTCCGGAAAGGTTTACCAGGGCCAGGTGACCTTGGGATTCGCGACGACTACGGAAGACCTAGATGGTGACGAGGTAAGCCGCCAAACCCTGAGTCAACCCTTCACGGCTGCGGCGATTCAAGCGGCTGCAGCCACGTTGACGGGGGAGATTCAACAGACGCCCCCCATGTATTCGGCTGTGAAGGTTCACGGGCGGCGACTGTATGAATACGCTCGAGCGGGCGAGACCGTGGAACGGCCGACCCGGACGGTGACGGTCGATGCGTTTGACCTTGACGGCGCGGGGACCTTTGATGCCGCAGCGGGGACCCAGACCATCGACTTTAAGATTGCGTGTTCTAAGGGCACCTATGTCCGGACGCTGGCTGTCGATCTAGGCCGTCAGTTGGGAGTTCCCGCCGTTATGGCGTCTTTGACGCGTTTAAAGAGCGGCGGGTTCACGTTAGACCAAGCGGTGACCTTAGAAGCGGTCAGTGCGGCGATGGCAACCGACACCCTAGACCAAGTCTTGCGGCCCATCGATTACGCGCTGGACGGATACCCGCAAGTCGAGCTTTCGGAGCGACTGTGGGGGCTGGTGAGAAACGGCGTCTTCTTGACTCCTGAGGAGTTGCCGGGACAGACGGCTCCGGTATTGGCCTTCCGCTATGCAGGTGAGATCAAGTGTCTCTATCAATGGACGGCGGCCAAGCACGCGTATAAGCCACTGAAAATGTTTGCTGTTAATTAA
- a CDS encoding ribosomal L7Ae/L30e/S12e/Gadd45 family protein — MTNSQRALQLLGLIRRAGKLVTGESFVLAAVRDGSAKLVLMANDTGASSQKQFRDKTASYQVPLDETFTKDQLSTAIGSARTVIAITNPGFVRKLQQLLAD, encoded by the coding sequence ATGACTAATTCGCAACGTGCCTTACAACTTTTAGGATTGATTCGGCGGGCAGGCAAACTGGTCACCGGTGAATCCTTTGTCCTGGCAGCGGTGCGTGACGGCTCAGCTAAGTTAGTTTTAATGGCTAACGATACCGGGGCTAGCAGTCAAAAGCAGTTCCGTGATAAAACGGCCAGTTACCAGGTGCCACTAGATGAAACATTTACGAAAGACCAACTGAGCACGGCCATTGGGTCGGCGCGCACGGTCATTGCCATCACCAATCCGGGATTCGTCCGGAAACTCCAACAATTACTTGCTGACTAG
- the infB gene encoding translation initiation factor IF-2 — protein MGKKRLYELAKEINVSSKQLIAKAEEKGFPVKNHMSTLGENEERQLRAAFKKPAAGQSAKKPVASATQRPTNHSSQHGQATNKATAKSSQSTNHSSSTNATHQSKNSQQHTQHNKNNGQTGTQHGTRNSGTGRFGGSLNNNTNNNNGRRGGNSRGGRNNRNNRNNRRRNNNNNRYKKNQRIKDVNQHKGAPERKNKALPEVLQYTDGMNAQDLAKLLHRSSAEIVKKLFMLGVMVNQNQSLDKDTIEILASDYGIQAQEKVQVDVSDIDKAFDEEMANQKHQVTRAPVVTIMGHVDHGKTTLLDHLRHSHITAGEAGGITQAIGAYQVHYNDKLITFLDTPGHAAFTEMRARGAEITDITILVVAADDGVMPQTIEAIHHAKAAGTPIIVAVNKIDKPGANPNHVMEQLTEYELIPEDWGGDTIFVNISAKFGKNIDELLDMILLQAEVMELKANPDQNGAGSVIEARLDQGKGSVATLLVQTGTLHVGDPIVVGNTFGRVRTMTNERGSAIKSAVPSTPVEITGLNDVPEAGDRFVVFDDEKTARAAGEERAKEALVKERQNTSHVTLDNLFDSLKEGEMKEVDVIIKADVQGSVEALAGSLKKIDVAGVRVNIIHSAVGAINESDVTLAEASDAIIIGFNVRPTPQARSQADSDKVDIRLHNVIYNAIDEIEAAMKGMLEPTYEEQVIGQVEVRQIYHASKVGTIVGGMVTDGKVTSDADIRLIRDGVVIYEGKLGSLKRFKDDVKEVKQGYELGLTIENYNDIKVDDVIEAYVMKEVPVK, from the coding sequence ATGGGGAAAAAGCGACTTTACGAACTTGCTAAAGAAATCAACGTCTCCAGTAAACAATTAATCGCGAAAGCTGAGGAAAAGGGCTTTCCGGTGAAAAATCATATGTCAACGCTCGGCGAGAACGAAGAACGTCAACTGCGGGCAGCTTTTAAGAAGCCCGCAGCGGGACAGTCAGCTAAAAAGCCGGTCGCATCCGCAACGCAGCGACCGACTAACCACTCGTCCCAACACGGTCAGGCGACGAATAAGGCGACCGCTAAGTCGTCGCAGTCGACCAACCATTCTTCTTCGACTAATGCTACGCACCAGTCGAAGAATTCCCAGCAACACACGCAACATAATAAAAATAATGGCCAGACCGGAACGCAACATGGGACGCGTAATTCCGGCACCGGCAGATTTGGTGGAAGCTTGAATAATAATACAAACAATAATAATGGTCGTCGTGGCGGGAATAGCCGCGGTGGGCGGAATAACCGCAATAACCGGAATAACCGACGACGCAATAATAATAACAACCGTTACAAGAAGAACCAACGGATCAAAGATGTGAACCAACACAAGGGCGCTCCTGAACGGAAGAACAAGGCGTTACCAGAAGTCTTGCAATATACGGACGGAATGAACGCTCAAGACTTGGCAAAGCTCTTACACCGTTCTTCAGCCGAAATCGTGAAGAAGCTCTTCATGCTGGGGGTTATGGTCAACCAAAACCAATCCCTGGATAAGGATACGATTGAAATCCTGGCTTCCGATTATGGGATTCAGGCTCAAGAAAAGGTTCAAGTCGATGTTTCGGATATCGACAAGGCCTTTGATGAAGAAATGGCTAACCAGAAGCACCAGGTCACCCGGGCACCTGTGGTCACGATCATGGGACACGTTGACCATGGGAAGACCACGCTGTTGGACCACTTGCGGCACTCCCACATTACGGCAGGTGAAGCCGGGGGGATCACGCAAGCCATCGGGGCTTACCAAGTGCACTACAATGATAAGCTGATCACCTTCTTGGATACGCCAGGACACGCGGCCTTCACCGAAATGCGGGCCCGTGGTGCGGAAATTACCGACATTACCATCTTGGTCGTGGCGGCAGATGATGGTGTGATGCCTCAAACGATTGAAGCTATTCACCATGCGAAGGCTGCGGGGACGCCAATTATCGTGGCGGTTAACAAGATCGATAAGCCAGGCGCTAACCCGAACCACGTAATGGAACAGTTAACGGAATATGAATTGATTCCTGAAGACTGGGGTGGCGACACCATCTTCGTGAACATCTCAGCGAAGTTCGGGAAGAACATTGATGAACTGCTGGACATGATCCTGCTCCAAGCGGAAGTCATGGAATTAAAGGCTAACCCAGATCAAAATGGGGCCGGTTCTGTGATCGAAGCACGGTTGGACCAAGGGAAAGGGTCCGTGGCGACCTTACTGGTTCAGACGGGGACCTTACACGTCGGCGACCCAATCGTCGTGGGGAACACCTTCGGTCGGGTACGGACCATGACCAACGAACGCGGTTCTGCTATCAAGTCAGCGGTACCGTCAACGCCTGTGGAAATCACAGGGTTGAACGATGTGCCGGAAGCCGGGGACCGGTTCGTGGTCTTTGACGACGAAAAGACGGCCCGGGCGGCTGGTGAAGAACGGGCCAAGGAAGCCTTGGTCAAGGAACGCCAGAATACCAGTCACGTGACGTTGGACAACCTGTTCGATTCCCTTAAGGAAGGCGAAATGAAGGAAGTTGACGTCATCATCAAGGCGGACGTTCAAGGGTCCGTTGAAGCCTTAGCGGGGAGCCTGAAGAAGATTGACGTTGCCGGTGTGCGGGTCAACATCATTCACTCGGCCGTCGGTGCCATTAACGAAAGTGATGTCACGTTGGCGGAAGCCTCCGATGCCATCATTATCGGGTTCAACGTTCGCCCAACGCCGCAAGCACGGTCTCAAGCGGATAGCGATAAGGTCGACATTCGTCTCCACAACGTCATCTACAACGCCATCGATGAAATCGAAGCGGCGATGAAGGGGATGCTGGAGCCAACCTACGAAGAACAAGTTATCGGTCAAGTGGAAGTACGGCAGATTTACCATGCTTCTAAGGTCGGTACGATCGTCGGTGGGATGGTTACAGATGGTAAAGTCACCTCTGACGCTGATATTCGGTTGATTCGGGATGGCGTGGTCATCTACGAAGGTAAGCTGGGTAGCTTGAAGCGCTTCAAGGACGACGTGAAGGAAGTTAAGCAAGGATACGAACTGGGATTGACGATTGAAAACTACAATGACATCAAGGTTGACGATGTGATTGAAGCGTACGTCATGAAGGAAGTTCCTGTTAAGTAA
- the rbfA gene encoding 30S ribosome-binding factor RbfA — protein sequence MAQYRVGRLEQEIQREVTDILLKRVRDPRVEGVTVTGVEVTGDLQEATIYYSILSDKASSAEKTAEGLKKATGLIRSELGSRLSIYKTPELFFERDKSVQYGSRIDELLNDLHHQDK from the coding sequence ATGGCACAATATCGAGTTGGTCGCTTAGAACAAGAGATCCAGCGTGAGGTCACGGATATCCTGTTAAAACGGGTACGGGATCCTCGCGTCGAGGGTGTTACCGTTACGGGTGTGGAAGTTACTGGTGACTTACAAGAAGCCACGATTTACTACAGTATCTTGTCGGACAAGGCGTCATCAGCTGAGAAGACGGCTGAGGGCTTAAAGAAGGCCACCGGGCTGATTCGTTCTGAATTAGGTTCGCGGTTGAGCATCTATAAGACTCCAGAGCTGTTCTTTGAACGTGATAAGTCTGTCCAATACGGTAGCCGGATTGATGAACTGTTAAATGATCTTCATCACCAAGACAAGTAG
- the nusA gene encoding transcription termination factor NusA — protein MSKELLGALDVLETEKGIKKEVVIEALEAALVSAYKRNYDQAQNVEVNFDARKGDIHVFAVKKVVDQVYDSRLEVGLDEALAINKGYELGDDIKFEVTPKNFGRIAAQTAKQVIMQRVREAERNIIYDQYSQYENEIVTGEVERQDTRFVYVNLGKVEAVMGRQDQMPNETYRIHDKIKVYVTRVENATKGPQVFVSRTAADLLKRLFEQEVPEIYDGTVEIMAIAREAGDRAKVAVRSNNPDIDPVGTSVGPRGQRVQTIVNELGGENMDIVEWTDDEAKFIANALNPAEVLDVIFDPNNERACEVVVPDYQLSLAIGKRGQNARLAAKLTGYKIDIKSESEASAIMEADQAETEDASEADATDETAAAEATASESTTETPADAADETTDDATPVDDAPASDGTEDDEHDAPSAE, from the coding sequence ATGAGTAAAGAATTACTGGGTGCCTTAGACGTCCTCGAGACGGAAAAGGGCATCAAAAAAGAAGTGGTCATCGAAGCCTTAGAAGCGGCGTTGGTTTCAGCTTACAAGCGCAATTACGACCAAGCGCAAAACGTTGAGGTCAACTTCGATGCGCGGAAGGGCGATATTCACGTCTTTGCCGTGAAGAAGGTCGTGGATCAAGTTTACGATTCTCGTCTGGAAGTCGGCTTGGATGAAGCCCTGGCCATCAACAAGGGATACGAATTAGGGGACGACATCAAGTTTGAAGTTACCCCTAAGAACTTCGGTCGGATCGCTGCCCAAACGGCCAAGCAGGTGATCATGCAACGGGTTCGAGAAGCTGAACGGAACATTATCTATGATCAATACAGCCAATACGAAAATGAAATCGTCACGGGAGAAGTGGAACGCCAAGACACCCGGTTCGTTTACGTGAACTTAGGGAAGGTCGAAGCCGTCATGGGTCGTCAAGACCAGATGCCTAACGAGACTTACCGGATCCATGATAAGATCAAAGTTTACGTGACGCGGGTCGAAAACGCGACTAAGGGACCACAAGTCTTTGTTAGTCGGACGGCGGCTGACTTGTTGAAGCGGTTGTTTGAACAAGAAGTTCCAGAAATTTACGATGGAACCGTGGAAATCATGGCGATTGCGCGGGAAGCCGGCGACCGGGCCAAGGTTGCGGTTCGTTCGAATAATCCGGATATCGATCCTGTGGGGACCAGTGTGGGACCACGGGGCCAACGGGTCCAAACGATCGTGAATGAACTGGGTGGCGAAAACATGGATATCGTGGAATGGACGGACGACGAAGCGAAGTTTATCGCCAACGCCCTGAACCCGGCGGAAGTATTAGACGTCATCTTTGACCCGAATAATGAACGGGCGTGCGAAGTTGTGGTTCCGGATTACCAGCTATCCTTAGCGATTGGTAAGCGGGGTCAAAACGCACGATTAGCCGCAAAGTTGACCGGTTATAAGATTGATATTAAATCAGAATCTGAAGCTTCTGCTATAATGGAAGCAGATCAGGCCGAAACTGAGGACGCGTCTGAAGCAGATGCCACGGACGAAACGGCCGCGGCTGAAGCAACGGCATCCGAGTCAACAACCGAAACACCTGCAGACGCTGCAGACGAAACGACCGATGATGCAACACCGGTTGATGACGCCCCAGCGTCCGATGGAACGGAAGATGACGAACACGACGCCCCATCAGCCGAATAA
- the rimP gene encoding ribosome maturation factor RimP: MSTVVETVTDLVQPIMAQHQFDLVDVEFVKEGKSWYLRVYIDKPGGINIEECATVSDELSEKLDALDPDPIPQAYFLEVSSPGAERPLKKPEDFEKAVGEYIHVSLYQKIGASKVYEGTLLQLTDESLDLKVNLKGRIKTLTIPRAGIAQARLAIKF, from the coding sequence TTGAGTACAGTCGTCGAGACCGTAACGGATTTAGTTCAACCAATCATGGCCCAGCACCAGTTCGACCTGGTCGATGTGGAATTCGTTAAAGAGGGTAAGAGCTGGTACCTTCGGGTTTATATTGATAAGCCGGGTGGCATCAACATTGAAGAATGTGCTACTGTGAGTGATGAGTTGTCGGAAAAGCTCGACGCTCTCGATCCAGATCCCATTCCACAAGCGTACTTCTTAGAAGTTTCTTCACCGGGCGCCGAACGGCCGTTGAAGAAGCCAGAAGACTTTGAAAAGGCCGTGGGTGAATACATCCACGTGTCGTTGTACCAGAAGATTGGCGCCAGCAAGGTCTATGAAGGCACCTTGTTGCAGCTGACCGATGAATCGCTGGACTTGAAGGTGAACCTGAAAGGGCGCATCAAGACCTTAACGATTCCACGTGCGGGGATTGCCCAGGCACGGTTAGCCATCAAGTTCTAA
- the rnpM gene encoding RNase P modulator RnpM: MKQRKVPMRKDIVTGEMAPKKQLVRIVRNQDQEVSVDPTGKKSGRGAYISLDVAVAQRAKKERTFDHVFGVKLDEQFYDDLIAYVDHQQARRELFDHD; encoded by the coding sequence ATGAAACAACGTAAGGTCCCGATGCGTAAAGACATCGTTACGGGAGAAATGGCACCGAAGAAACAATTAGTCCGGATCGTCCGGAACCAAGACCAGGAAGTGAGTGTTGATCCGACGGGTAAAAAGTCCGGGCGGGGCGCTTATATTTCGTTAGACGTTGCGGTAGCTCAACGCGCCAAGAAAGAACGGACCTTTGATCACGTTTTTGGAGTCAAGCTCGACGAACAGTTTTACGACGACTTGATTGCTTACGTGGATCATCAACAGGCTCGGCGAGAATTATTCGACCATGACTAA